A genome region from Deltaproteobacteria bacterium includes the following:
- the rsfS gene encoding ribosome silencing factor has protein sequence MPAKRKPAKKTAPKRKPAPPRAKTRKAPAAARPKTRKTPPPPPRKAAPPRSPAARPDPARIQLDRLVAALLDKKGLAVTSIYVGPMVAYTDYFLVVTGTSARHNQTLSDAVSESERKAGRDKPRTEGYGTGLWIVADAGDVVVHIFDDASRHYYDLERLFPDAERRLYGEDGRVVDLPRAGRPAR, from the coding sequence ATGCCAGCAAAACGGAAACCCGCGAAGAAAACAGCCCCGAAACGAAAGCCCGCACCCCCGCGTGCAAAAACCCGGAAGGCTCCGGCGGCGGCGAGGCCGAAAACCCGGAAAACCCCGCCGCCTCCTCCCCGGAAGGCGGCCCCCCCACGCAGTCCCGCCGCCCGGCCCGATCCAGCCAGGATCCAGCTCGACCGGCTTGTCGCGGCCCTTCTCGACAAGAAGGGGCTCGCGGTGACGAGTATCTACGTGGGGCCGATGGTCGCCTATACGGACTACTTCCTCGTCGTGACCGGCACGTCGGCGCGGCACAACCAGACCCTGAGCGACGCCGTGAGCGAATCGGAACGGAAGGCCGGACGCGACAAGCCCCGGACCGAGGGATACGGCACCGGCCTGTGGATCGTCGCCGACGCGGGCGACGTGGTTGTGCATATCTTCGATGATGCCTCCCGCCACTATTACGACCTGGAACGGCTTTTCCCGGATGCGGAGCGCAGGCTGTACGGCGAGGATGGCCGCGTGGTGGACCTGCCCCGTGCGGGCCGCCCGGCCAGATGA
- a CDS encoding 23S rRNA (pseudouridine(1915)-N(3))-methyltransferase RlmH has translation MKLAVICTGKLKPGPLAELSADYAKRIGRFCTLELREVPETKIRDRSPSEADRRRASGEEGARILQKAEGALYALTPEGKPLSTLEWKQLLDRIELSGRAASFAIGGPFGLAADVKRNARELVSLSPATFTHELARVLLLEQLYRAWTLKKGVPYHY, from the coding sequence ATGAAACTGGCCGTCATCTGCACCGGGAAACTGAAGCCGGGCCCGCTGGCCGAGCTGTCGGCCGACTATGCCAAACGGATTGGCCGGTTCTGTACGCTGGAACTGCGTGAGGTACCCGAGACGAAAATCCGCGACCGCTCGCCCTCGGAGGCCGACCGGCGACGGGCGAGCGGAGAAGAAGGGGCCCGGATCCTCCAGAAGGCCGAAGGGGCTCTCTATGCACTGACGCCGGAGGGGAAGCCCCTCTCGACGCTGGAATGGAAGCAGCTTCTCGACCGGATCGAACTGTCCGGCCGGGCGGCATCGTTCGCCATCGGCGGCCCGTTCGGTCTTGCGGCGGATGTCAAGCGGAATGCCCGTGAACTCGTTTCGCTCTCGCCGGCCACCTTCACCCATGAACTTGCCCGCGTGCTGCTTCTGGAGCAACTTTACCGGGCTTGGACGCTCAAGAAGGGCGTCCCTTACCATTACTGA
- a CDS encoding glutamate-5-semialdehyde dehydrogenase, with product MSLADDMLKVAHGGKLAAIRGARLSTTVKNQALLAIADGIVAAKSQLEAANRLDVEAAEKSGLASAMVDRLRLTPKVMDQMVKGLREVAALPDPVGSVSRQWIRPNGMRVGKMRIPLGVILIIYESRPNVTVDAAALCLKAGNAVILRGGKEALHSNLALGEVIRGALKSTGVPGDLVQVLQTTDRTAMEELLKLDEEIDLVIPRGGEALIRYVAEKSRIPVIKHYKGTCHVYVDESADTKMASDIAFNGKVQRPGVCNALETLLVHEKAAPAFLPGALKRMHEAGVELRVCPGTAKLAGGVPTRPATEADWYAEYLDLILAVRIVPSIDAAIDHISTYGSNHTETIVTSDYARSQQFLKEVNSSCVFINASTRFSDGFELGLGAEIGISTTKLHAYGPMGVEELTTEKFFIYGDGQVRA from the coding sequence CGGCGGCAAGCTCGCCGCCATCCGGGGGGCCCGGCTTTCGACCACGGTGAAGAACCAGGCGCTGCTCGCCATCGCCGACGGCATCGTCGCGGCGAAAAGCCAGCTCGAAGCGGCTAACCGGCTCGATGTCGAGGCCGCCGAAAAGTCCGGTCTTGCCAGCGCAATGGTGGACCGGCTCAGGCTCACGCCCAAGGTGATGGACCAGATGGTCAAGGGGCTGCGCGAGGTCGCCGCCCTGCCCGACCCGGTGGGTTCGGTATCGCGCCAGTGGATCCGGCCCAACGGCATGCGCGTGGGGAAAATGCGGATCCCGCTTGGCGTCATCCTCATCATCTACGAATCCCGGCCCAACGTGACCGTGGATGCCGCCGCCCTGTGCCTGAAGGCCGGCAATGCCGTCATCCTGCGCGGCGGCAAGGAGGCACTCCACTCGAATCTCGCGCTCGGCGAGGTCATCCGGGGGGCTCTGAAGAGCACTGGCGTGCCAGGCGACCTGGTGCAGGTGCTCCAGACCACCGACCGCACGGCGATGGAAGAACTGCTCAAGCTCGACGAGGAGATCGACCTCGTGATTCCCCGCGGCGGCGAGGCCCTGATCCGCTACGTGGCCGAGAAAAGCCGCATCCCGGTCATCAAGCACTACAAGGGAACCTGCCACGTCTACGTGGACGAAAGTGCCGACACGAAGATGGCGAGCGACATCGCCTTCAACGGCAAGGTCCAGCGCCCCGGCGTCTGCAACGCGCTCGAAACCCTGCTCGTCCATGAAAAGGCCGCCCCGGCGTTCCTGCCCGGCGCCCTGAAGCGGATGCACGAAGCGGGCGTGGAACTTCGAGTCTGCCCCGGGACGGCGAAGCTGGCCGGCGGCGTCCCCACCAGGCCAGCCACCGAGGCCGACTGGTACGCCGAATACCTGGACCTCATTCTCGCCGTACGGATCGTCCCCTCCATTGATGCGGCGATCGACCACATCTCGACCTATGGCTCCAACCACACGGAAACGATCGTCACCAGCGACTATGCGCGCTCGCAGCAGTTCCTGAAGGAGGTCAACTCCTCCTGCGTCTTCATCAATGCCTCGACCCGGTTCTCGGACGGCTTCGAACTGGGGCTTGGCGCCGAGATCGGCATATCCACCACCAAGCTCCACGCCTACGGTCCGATGGGCGTGGAGGAACTGACAACGGAGAAGTTCTTCATCTACGGCGACGGACAGGTCCGCGCCTGA
- a CDS encoding TraR/DksA family transcriptional regulator produces the protein MPTREQTGQCKAKLEEMRTALLREVASLKESTAALEAEQGASDLADAAMSIYDKAFIGRMSLADQKILERVDAALQRINTPDFGTCADCGDEIPFKRLMAVPYSERCVACQEIVERDERTRATGETAGAEGLE, from the coding sequence ATGCCCACACGCGAACAGACCGGACAGTGCAAGGCGAAGCTGGAGGAGATGCGCACGGCGCTGCTCCGCGAGGTGGCGAGCCTGAAGGAATCGACCGCCGCCCTCGAGGCCGAACAGGGGGCGTCCGATCTCGCCGATGCCGCCATGTCGATCTACGACAAGGCGTTCATCGGCCGGATGTCGCTCGCCGACCAGAAAATCCTGGAGCGGGTGGACGCCGCGCTCCAGCGGATCAACACGCCTGACTTCGGCACTTGCGCCGACTGCGGCGACGAAATCCCGTTCAAGCGGCTGATGGCGGTTCCGTACAGCGAGCGGTGCGTCGCGTGCCAGGAGATCGTCGAGCGAGACGAACGAACCCGCGCCACCGGCGAGACGGCCGGTGCAGAAGGTCTCGAATAG